The Pseudopipra pipra isolate bDixPip1 chromosome 6, bDixPip1.hap1, whole genome shotgun sequence genome includes a region encoding these proteins:
- the CCDC34 gene encoding coiled-coil domain-containing protein 34 isoform X1, protein MSGGHTALGPPCSPGSGGEEPPSPSGGSSLCPASRSSCPSGEEEEEEGQEEEEEGAAAARSPPGHRKAEDSEIVGGTKESPLKDNLSPWEEWFIGKEKELRARFQARAEEEMNIQLEKMKQKQERERRKRIAEEKHKEWVQKKREEERREKKRKLSKEMAEKATRELEKMQLQEKAEVKYKEWLKKKRAEEAEKKKKEKEKEKEREAELQEKKTRSEKIFKEWLQNARNKPRPVLNDYGCPHGKSRGIGDRNSYPAPAYCNPIPWKPIHVPPPKEDGVLTMKKNKRPVSCQPRASAPMVISKPRSNPGIGSLCRKKS, encoded by the exons ATGAGCGGCGGCCACACTGCCCTCGGCCCGCCGTGCTCCCCCGGCTCCGGGGGCGAGGAGCCCCCCAGTCCCTCCGGCGGCTCCTCGCTGTGCCCCGCGTCCCGCTCCAGCTGCCCGAgcggtgaggaggaggaggaggaggggcaggaggaggaggaggaaggggcgGCGGCCGCCCGGAGCCCGCCGGGCCATAG GAAGGCTGAAGACTCTGAAATAGTAGGAGGGACAAAAGAGTCACCTTTGAAAGATAATCTTTCGCCATGGGAAGAGTGGTTCATTGGCAAAGAGAAGGAACTGCGTGCCCGCTTCCAGGCTAGAGCTGAAGAG gAAATGAATATACAGCTTGAGAAGATGAAGCAAAAGCAAGAAcgtgaaaggaggaaaaggataGCTGAAGAGAAACACAAGGAATGGGtccaaaaaaagagagaagag gaaagaagagaaaagaaacgaAAGCTGAGCAAAGAAATGGCAGAAAAAGCCACAAGGGAACTAGAAAAAATGCAGTTacaagaaaaggctgaggtaaaGTATAAAGAATGGTTAAAGAAGAAGAGAGCTGAAGAggctgaaaagaagaaaaaagagaag gaaaaagaaaaagaacggGAAGCTGAGCtacaggagaagaaaacaagatcGGAGAAAATCTTTAAGGAATGGCTACAAAATGCTAGAAATAAACCACGCCCTGTTTTAAATGATTATGGTTGCCCGCATGGGAAGTCCAGAG GGATTGGTGACAGAAATTCATATCCAGCCCCAGCATATTGTAACCCCATTCCTTGGAAACCAATCCATGTTCCTCCCCCAAAGGAAGACGGTGTCCTTACCATGAAGAAGAATAAGAGACCTGTATCTTGTCAGCCACGTGCATCTGCACCTATGGTAATTTCTAAGCCCAGGAGCAACCCTGGTATTGGATCCTTGTGCAGAAAGAAGTCatag
- the CCDC34 gene encoding coiled-coil domain-containing protein 34 isoform X2, whose protein sequence is MNIQLEKMKQKQERERRKRIAEEKHKEWVQKKREEERREKKRKLSKEMAEKATRELEKMQLQEKAEVKYKEWLKKKRAEEAEKKKKEKEKEKEREAELQEKKTRSEKIFKEWLQNARNKPRPVLNDYGCPHGKSRGIGDRNSYPAPAYCNPIPWKPIHVPPPKEDGVLTMKKNKRPVSCQPRASAPMVISKPRSNPGIGSLCRKKS, encoded by the exons ATGAATATACAGCTTGAGAAGATGAAGCAAAAGCAAGAAcgtgaaaggaggaaaaggataGCTGAAGAGAAACACAAGGAATGGGtccaaaaaaagagagaagag gaaagaagagaaaagaaacgaAAGCTGAGCAAAGAAATGGCAGAAAAAGCCACAAGGGAACTAGAAAAAATGCAGTTacaagaaaaggctgaggtaaaGTATAAAGAATGGTTAAAGAAGAAGAGAGCTGAAGAggctgaaaagaagaaaaaagagaag gaaaaagaaaaagaacggGAAGCTGAGCtacaggagaagaaaacaagatcGGAGAAAATCTTTAAGGAATGGCTACAAAATGCTAGAAATAAACCACGCCCTGTTTTAAATGATTATGGTTGCCCGCATGGGAAGTCCAGAG GGATTGGTGACAGAAATTCATATCCAGCCCCAGCATATTGTAACCCCATTCCTTGGAAACCAATCCATGTTCCTCCCCCAAAGGAAGACGGTGTCCTTACCATGAAGAAGAATAAGAGACCTGTATCTTGTCAGCCACGTGCATCTGCACCTATGGTAATTTCTAAGCCCAGGAGCAACCCTGGTATTGGATCCTTGTGCAGAAAGAAGTCatag